Below is a genomic region from Neomonachus schauinslandi chromosome 2, ASM220157v2, whole genome shotgun sequence.
ataaagaGGAGGGGAAATGTAAGGAAATGGCAGTAAGAAAAAAGAACCGTACTCTTGTTTTTAGCTTAAACACATAAACTTTAAGAGATGTAAGCTATCCATAGTCAGGTATAGTTTACAAAGGACCAAGAAGTCTGTTTCCCACCTTCATGAAAACAACCAGGACATGTTCAGAAATGAGCATATGCAGGACGAGTACATTTTGATTAAATACTCAAatttattaaatagaatttaaCTTTTGGCGAGGTAGTGGTGGAAGGGTGAAGAATCAGTTTTCATTGTCTAAAAATGTTATCCAGGAAAAACCAAGAGCCTGGTTTCCCTACCAGTGCCTATCGAAGATAAATGTATTTGATCCCTTGTTCCCCTTAATAAAAAGCTTGTTTTCAGTCTTCAATTTGCATGACTTCAAACATATTTGGGGAGGGGAGTCATAATTTCCCCTAAAGTTCAGGCTTCCCACCCATGGTGTTTGGCTTATGGACACATGGAGGCCTCCTTTCCTGAGCCCAATTTAGAAAAGGGTTATGTTTTGAAAGAAACcctacagagggagagggggctgTGAGAGAAGAAATCAGGGCTCCATCCATTTCGTTTCCTAGGGAAATTCGCAGTTGTATAGGAGGTAAGGAAAGGTGGAGAGATTCTAGCGgtctacacacatgcacacacacaaatatatgtagTATATTTACTCAAGGTGCTAGGGTGTGTACACGGAATAATATGCAGTGACCGTGAAGAGGAGAATCAGAATGTACAGGATACCTTCCCAGAGAGCAACCTTGTCCCCGGAGAATGAAGACGGAGTCCTCGGAGAGCAGCCtggggcgcggggggcggggtgggggggagaagaaggggggaggggcagtttaAACTCCCAGGAGGGCACGGCTCACACAATAGTCCCTCTCCCTGACCTCCGGgatcctccccttcccccactcttcaCTCGGGTTCCCACACCTCACTCCGCTACTTTTCACATTCATCCCCAACCTCTTGCCTTTAATGGAGGATCGAGGTCCTCTAGAGCACCGTACCCCCAttcacacccccctcccccgggccaGGCCCCCGGGCGGCCGCACAGAAATTAAAGAGCCTCTCAGCAAACCCTGGCTTTGAGGCCCGACAAGTCACCTGCCTCGGTACTGCTCCGACACCCGAAACTGCCAGCCACCCTAGGCTTTCCTCCCACCCGGTGCTACTTTGTGGGCGGCCGGCTTTAGGTCCCTGCGGAGAAGAATGTCCCCCAGTGCCTCAGCGGGATGTCCGAATTGTCCCTGTTGGGGACGATTCGCAGTTCCGGGGATTGCTCAGGGAGAAGTGCCATCGGGTCGCCTATgccctccgccgccgccgccgctcttCCCGGCCGAAGCCGGTGTGCGGAGAGGCTGGGACGGAGCGCCAGGACACGGTGGCCGTACGGAGCCCAGGCGCCTCACCAGGCCCTGACACCCTGCAGCGGGGCGGGCAGATGGCTCTGCGGGCTGGCGCTGGGGCCACCCCCAGCGAAGCCGGCGCGGGCCAGAGCTGCGGGCGGCGCGGGACCCGGGCGCGCACCCGCGTAGCCCCCGCCGTAGCCGGCGCCGAAAGGAGCGCCCGCGTAGCCGCCGTAACAGGAGTAGGGCGCCGCGGCCACGCCGTAGGGGCCGGGAAAGGACGGCGCGCCGGGGCCCAGGCACGGCTTGCCATCCCGCACAAGCACGGGCACCGCCACGCGGCGCGGCGCTACGGGGTGGCCCGCCAGTTCTAGGGACTTGTCCTGGCGCTGTCTCTTGCACTTGTAGCGCCGGTTCTGGAACCAGATCTTGACCTGCGTAGGCGTGAGCTGCAGCGCGCCGGCCAGGTGCTCGCGCTCGGGCGCCGACAGGTACCGCTGCTGCTTGAAGCGCCGCTCCAGCGCTAGCACCTGCGCCTGCGAAAAGAGCACGCGCGGCTTCCGCCGCTGCCGCGCCTTGGGCTGCTCGGTGCCGTCCCCGCGCGCGCCGATGCCAATGTCGCCAACGCAGCGCTCTGGCCCCCTGGTCCCGCCGTGGAGGGGCGGGGCTGCGCTGAGGCCCGGCTCTAAAAGCACAGGAAGGAACAGCGTCAGCGCCCAGCCTCAGGCTTACCTGAGCAAGTCTTAACGTCGTTTTTAAGGGACTCCCCTCTCCCCTGGTAGCCTTCACTTCGCGTCCCCTTCTGTCCCCTCTGCTgacccctcccccagtccccgGAGGGTCCGTAGGTTCCTTTCCCCCAAGCTCTGTCACGATTGTACCTGCAGGCACATACGTAAATTGTGACACTCTAGGGTCTCCGGTGTGCAGTCTTTTCCCAAAAGGTAGCTGATCAAGAGTCTAAGacaacttcattttcttcttagaatGTCTGTGaatgggtggtggtgggggacgATTCGCTGTGATTCGATTCTAAAGTGTGGTCTAGTTTGGGGGAGCTTTAGCCGCAAGGGCCAAGTGCTAATGTGGGGGGACTATTAGATGGAAATTGACTTTGGACTGCCCTTGGTGGAaaggagggggtggagaaagaggaagagatagagatagagagagggagagagagagagagcgtgaaaaCTTGGTGACCTGCTTGCCCGTGGGTTCCTGTCTGCCTGGTTATCCGTGGTGGTCCCCCGCGAATCACGGGGTATTCCGATCCAAGCTCAGGGTGGGTGTCCCGAGTATCTCCCACCTTCACCCCACCTTTGCACACACCCTTGTCTTTTTGCTCATCAAGTGCTCCACCCGCACCAGGGACCCGTCCCATCTTTCTTGGATGAGATGTTCTGTAATtcaaattagcaaaataaaataaaggcaaatggaatatttttctgagTCCTGATTCTTGGCTCAGAAACTGAGGGTCTCTTGGGGTTATATACAAAGTTTAGATCcatatttggctttttaaaaagcagcctcTTTCTCCTTTGGGGTCTCTTTGGTAAGCAGGTGGCGTTGGTTTCGCTCTGACTTCCTCTTCCCCGGGATGGTGCCCTATCTCatcacggggggtgggggggacgggggacgggggggggggggggggtgtcggCGAGTGCCCGGGGAAAGTCCCCCTNNNNNNNNNNNNNNNNNNNNNNNNNNNNNNNNNNNNNNNNNNNNNNNNNNNNNNNNNNNNNNNNNNNNNNNNNNNNNNNNNNNNNNNNNNNNNNNNNNNNggggggggggggggggggggggggggggggggggggggggggggggctgttccTGAAGCCCGCGGAAATAcgccctttccttcccttcttcccacctaTCTTCTGTCTTGGCTAAGCTCTTTTTTAACCCAAGGGTGGGTAGAGAGGAAAGGCTGAGTTTTCATGGGAAAGCATGTCAGGAGAAACCAGGAATGTGGAGTGGCTGCAAGTTCATAGCAAGGTGAAGCACCTAATTACAGGAGGTGCGGATTGCAACCGGACTTCAAATCCCCAACCACATTGACACAATCTCCTGAGGGTGGGTGATGGGGCTGTTTGGTATTTGAAGTTTGGGGAAATAAAAACTTCCTTCAGAGAAGCCTGTGCTCAGAGAAACTGGGGACATCTCTTCTCTTAAAGAGGAAACATATGGGCTGGGGTTTTATTCTTAGCAAATTGAAAAGTAACAACTGACCTTCAGCAACTCTTTGGAACTAGCAGGACCCCATTTGAGAGTCCCTAACCAGGCAGGCCATGGGGCTGTGAGGCGTCTGGGTGCCTACCAGCCCCCTGCGCCCTCCTGGTCACCGTCTGGAGCCCCTCTTGCCCTGCGTCCTTGAAAGCAAGGTGGTTCTGCTGGGGACAGATAGGCATGCAGCCACTACCAGGAAGTTTCGATTGTTGCAGCGGCCCTGGGCTTGGTTCCTGGAGCAGGGCGCGGGCCCCTTCTCGGCGTCCAGGACAGGCAGCCGCTTAAGAGATGCTGCCCAGGGTTCGCCAGAGGAGGAGGAACGGGCTGCGCGTGCCTTCGGCTGCTGGGTGACAGAAAGGACCCTTTCTCAGCAAGGCCAGAGTGAACGCCGAGTTGGCTGAGCATCTCCGAGGGAATTAGTCCACTGCAGAAAACCCCCAGACTTCTCCGCGAACACAGCAAAGTTTAATGTTCTCCAGATTCCTGGAGAATAGCCTGAATAACCAGGCTACCAGTCGACGAACAACTGCGAACTAGCCCCTTTACTTATTCGTTTGCGCCTTGAATGGACGGGCCGTGACCCAGCCTGGCAGCGGAAGGCCGACCTGCGAGGTCTCGCTGGGGCCCCCAGACGCGCACCGGGAGGCTGCAGACCGAGGTGCAGAGATTTGGCGAGAGGAAGACAGGCTTTTTCATCCTTCCGAATGTCGAGACTCCCCTGTGGAAGCTTCGCAGGAGACAAGGCAACACAACTCACTGCCCGCTCCTTGACTTCCTGCCGCTGGACGCAGGTGCCGGGGCCTCGCTGTCCGCGCCCGAGGTTGTGCTTGCGGAGAGCGAGCGGAGAGTCGTCTCCCAGAGCAGCGAAACCGGAGCTCCCCTTACTATGCTCCCAGACGCGGAGGATTGGTCGCCAACGCCCGCAGGGCCGTCCAGGCCTAGGGACTCAGACATTAACTGATCTGGTCGCCACCTCTTATTGTCCAGACCAGGAATTCGGGCGGAGGATCGACTGGGCTGGCCAGGCCACTTAGCAAGCCCCAAGAAAGGGCTGCGATTGACCCCAGAGCCGGCCGGGTTTTCACTCCCCGGCGCTCGGCTGCTTTGATGGCTACACTTCTGGCAGACGCTTTAGGGTAGAGAGACGCGGACATGGCAGGGAAGTCTGGTGGTGATGGAGCACAGCTAAGATACTGTAGAGGGTTTCGCTGTAAGAAAGAGAAGCTGGAGTTTCTGGGAAGTGTGGCTGTGAGTGGGGGTTGATACGTTTTTGGGAATCAGAGGACAGGCTGTGGAAATTATGAATGCCTAAGATGCGGGACCTTATTTGGATAGGGCCGCGGGAAGCACACTGGGTGTCCGGAGGAGATGGTAGAGGGGGCTGAGAGATCTGTCTTTTGGAATTCTCAAATAAGAGAAAATGGGGCTAGGCCCTTGGAGCAGGAAAGACCCGGAGACGCGTGTTACCCGCACGCGCCAGCTGGTAGTGACCATCCCCCCACAGCCGTGATCTCCCTGTAGGGGCCAAGACCCGAGCACGAGTACTTACGTGGCTCCCCCACCCGTTCCGCGTCCATCTCCGTGACCGTCTCACAGGGACCACCAGGAGACCCCGACTCGTCCTGCCTTCTGCCGCTGTCGCCGCCGCCGGCCCTGCAGGTGCTGGGAACCTCAGCCTTTCGCGGTTCTGGGACCATTCGCAGACACTGAAAGCTTTCAGGGCTCCTCCGTGCACCCCGGAGTTGCAAGGACTCGGAACCAATCTGCTCTCGCTCCAGCCTCAGGATGTCATTGACCGAAAAGGGAGTGGAGGTGACAGGGTTCAGCAGCATCCCGAAGGCGGAGGAGGCGGGGCTGGGGAGGTCCCCGTCCCCCAGGAGCGCAGCGCCCTGAGCTTCCCGTCTTGTCGCTGCAAGCACCGCAGACCCGAGGTCTGGGGCAGACGCCCAGTATCCAGCACTGCGCCTTCCTCTGGGCCATCCCTGCGGGCGGGGTGACCGAGGCCAAGTGACGAGATCGCCGACCCTCATTGGTCCGGCCAGAAACCACGTGCTAACCtgcaccttcctcccccaggcgCTTTCTTCCCGCGCCCTTCTAATTCCTCTCCAAACCCCAGCCACCTTCCGGAAAGGTTTGGTTTGTGTTGACGGTTCTCAAAAGCAAGGGAAACGGGAGAGAGTGCTGCGCGCGGCTCGTCCCTCGGTGCTTACGGTACAGGCCCGAGCTGCCGAGGTCAATCTCCGGCCGAAGGGGGCTCTCCTAGAGGACTTGTGGGcttggggggtggaacccttgctctGCAACCCAAGCCTATCCATCAGGCCTGGCCTTAACTCAACTCTCCACTCTTCGGCCGAGGAAAACTGAGGTGGAGACAGCTGGCACCCGTGGGATTGGAGGAACACGCTGGAGTCTTAGTGGGCGCAGGTTGGGGGCGCCGCCGGGGGGAGCTGGGTCCAGGGAGCAGAGGCTGGGCGGCGGAGAAGCTAGTCTTGACCGGTCTATGCCTAGATTAAGCGGGAAACTTCTCGCTTAGAGCAGAATCTGGGTCTGGGGAAACAAGATCGGCCACTTCCTAGGAAGAGCCTCTCAGCTCCGAGCGCGAAGAAAGGGCTAGGAAGCTCTACTAGGGGGCCCCTTGGCCTCTTTGCAGGCTCTgtgagtgggtggggaggaggaaaggtaATAACCCCAGCCCTCAGGAAGGTGCCAGACAGGGGCTCACCTTGCCCTTCCTCGCCCccagttccttctctccctcccctttatTCTTCCTAAAGTTGATTGTTTTCAGCGTGCCTGCGTGTGTCTTCgtgtcccccttcccctgcccccaaggGATGGGAAATTTTGACCAGCATTAGATCTTCAGAAAACCTCCTTCGACGAGGCTGGCACCGAGTGAAGAGAGacaatgtgggggcgcctggatggctcagtcggttaagcgtctgtctttggctcaggtcataatcttggggttctgggatccagccccgcatcaggctccctgctcagcgggaagtctgcttctccctctccctctgccatcccccacCTCTCGTGCACTTtggctctccctatctctctgtcaaataaataaataaaatctttaaaaagagagagagtgtgtgtacagTAGCTATGATTGTGGGGGTGGAGTCAACATGTCTAGCCTTGCTCTGGAACACATCAACTGTGGGATTTGGGCAAAGTATTTACCTCTGTAAACTTAggcttaattttaaaatggagataagaataGGCCCATCAGAGGACGATTGTGAGAATGTGTATGAAACCCCAATGACTGTCCCCTGCTATTACTCATGCTACattggtttaattaaaaaaacatgagTTAGGATCGGCAGTCTCAGCACAGACTCTAGGgagtttaaaaatatcttttaatcaaaatgaaatcTCACTAGAGTTCTTTTTTGGGATTTCAGATCAACTATTTCTTAAATAGAACTTCTTAAGAGAATTCAATGTTACAAGGACTCTCTGGGCTTTATTACTACCTGAAATCCAGATAAATCGAATTCATCTCCCTAGGCTAGTGGGAGCAAAAATTTCAGCACAACCAGCTAATGATTTCTTATACATcatatcatttaatctttacatcAAAGCTATACCCCAAATGTTTCCagtatctccttccttccttccttccttccttccttccttccttccttccttccttccttccgtgtTTTTCAGTGAGGAGTCATCATCAGAGAAGTTAAGCGACTCCGAGGTGGCCCAGCTCTCCAACAGCAGGGCACACCGGGAATCTGGTTTTGTCAAAACAGTACATCCCCACCTTTTTGTCTGAAAGAGATATGGCTTTGCCCCCCAGAGACCTTGAAATCTTGTGATAACAcatacatttctttaatttttttttctgattataaaagtcaTCATTCATCCTttggagggaaaaggaaaataagagaaagttgaaaagaaaacaagagtcaTCCAGAGAGGACATTTGGctcactttcttctttatatgtcTTTGCATAGGCTATATGtgaatttgtgtattttaaatttacatataagcATGTCCAGGACttcattaaagaattttttacaaatgtattttaaaattacaatataaTAGTCCTTGTTATGGATGATTCATAATAGACTGTGTTTATAGTTTTAGATTGTATCTATTTTTTATCACTAAATAAAGCTTCAGAGAACATCTTCATGCCTTCAACTGTGTCAACACTTTGGATTATTTCCTCAGGATAAATATGTAGAACAAATATTAATGAATCAAATATCTTAATGCCCATAAAACATATCTCACGACTTCCTAGAAAAATAGTATGATCGTATCCTCCTCTCTGTGGGTATTTACTTCAACCACCCGGACACCTGAAAGTGGGtgaatttagaacattttcattaagaGCACGCCAGGTAGACGCCCCCTCCGCAGCTCCGGCTCCAGTAGCTTTGCTCAGTCCTGGCCTTGCAAGCTGCGGCTGGGGGGTGACCCGGGATAAAGACATCAAGCGCCAACCCGCGGCGGGCGCGGTAGACTATCGGGTGGACTATCGCTCTCTAGGAAGTCTGAGAAAAAAAGGACACCTTGAGAGGGTCGTGGTATCAAAAGCCCAGAGTTCAAATCCTGTTCTCCggttccagctttatttttctctcctggatTGTTAGAGATTTGGGACATGAAAAGGCTTTCTGACGCCTCGCAATTGGTGCAGACCGAGTCTGCGTTAGGGAAAGGGCGGCTTGGGCTCAGGCAAACCTGGGGAGGTGTGCGGACCGCTCTTGCCCAACCGGGGCGGGGACAGAGGCTGTCCTCCTGCCTCGCGCGTCCCCGCCTCGCAGTACGTCGGAGCAAACGTCACGGTACTGGTCTTCGCTTATCTTGCTCTCCCCTTGCCCGGGTCTCGCTCTCCCCAAGTCACCTCCAGGCCCCGGGACCCGAACGTTGCGGCAAACAGGCCGGGCTTCGGTGTCATCCCTTCGTCCTCCTTCTTTAACGCTAGAGCGCACTGGGAGCGCCCCCTCGGGAGAGTGGAACCCATAACGTGCatcttacccccccccccccgcccggtcCATTGCAGCCACAACAACACCGCCCCGCGGCAAAAGGGCAATGCGAGCAACCTGGCCACTGGCCGCAGCGGGGGCACCCGGGAGGGACAAGGAGTAGCTTAGGCCGGGCATCAAGAGCAGAAACGGTCCCCAGCCTCTTAGGCAGGACCCGGCACAGCCCAGACGGTGTGGTgctgatggtgtgtgtgtgtccctagCTCATGAGTGGAGAGGTCGTCATctctattcttcttcttcttcttctttttaaatattgactATTTATtcgtttgttcgtttgttttaagtaggctccatgccccgcggggaggggcgggggagaaggcGTTTgaactcaagatcctgagattaagacctgagctgaaatcaaagagtctgatgcttaactgaatgagccgcGCTGGTGCCTCATTTCATCTCTATTCTTAAAAtgagatggaggggcgcctgggtggctcagtaggttgggcgtctgcctttggttgggtcatgatcccgggatcctgggattgatcccgccttgggctcccggctcagccggcagcctgtttctccccctccttctgctgctccccctgcctgtgctctctcactctctctctgtcaaataagtaaaatcataaataaaataaaataaaataaatggagccAGCCACGTCAGAGTTGTGAGTGGATTCGCCTTAGTCCACTTAGGTcgcacaataaataaaatgctagcaaaccaaaCTAGGTCCATGAACATATTTGAAGCACCTACCCTGGGCCAGCTCGGTCCAAGCTCTGAACCTACTAAGGAAATGAGAAACCTCGGCCCCTTTCTCTTATTCCAGTCTTGCACAGGAGACAGACTTTTAAATGATTCCCATGCAGAGTGATACTGTGCACAATCATATAGAATTTGTGTATGATATATATTGAACCTCTTCCCATCACAGTTAACaagtctctcccccaccccaacccccccaccccaggcagttACTTTCAGACTTTCTTAAAATGAAGGGATTCCCTCTTTAAAATTCTATACACAACAGGCAATTCCAAGTGAAGTCTGGCTCTGGGGCCTCATGGGCCTGCAGGAAATCAACTAAGGTCTTTCACAGATAGCAGGATCCCCACTAAGCTAGACTGGGGCTTTGCTCTGGGTCTGTTCCACAGTGTATCTCCAGGGCCTAGGCTAGCAACTGGTACATAGTAGGTCTCCGATAAACATTTGTTGCATAAAGGAATCTGCCTTGTTTGCCTGGGGGTAGTCTCTAGCATACTCTGGGGACTGGTCCAGAGGTATCTGGCCCACCCAGGGCTGGGGAAACTGAATTGCCCATGGTTGCACTTTCTGCTGGCCACTGTCTCTTTCGCTGGgacccattttaaaatattataataatgtttatttttgggTATGTGAAACATTAACATAATTCCAAAAGCAAAAGTTATGCAAAAATGTGTATTCAAAGATGTGACCACTACATCTTTACCCTTTCTATTCTCATTCTCATGCCCACTCCCCATCCTTCCCCAGTTCCTACACACTCCCAATCTcatcactttattctttttgtgcTTCCCCCCCATAAATGATCAGACacttgtatttcttaaaaaaacattttcccttcCTTACCTGACAAAGTAGCGTAATATGGGTAGTCCTTCTTGTTGCTATAAAGTAGTGACATTTAATAAGATTTTTGTATTGATATTATGCTTCTAATTGCTACCCATGGGGGGCTGTTGCTTTATACCCAGGATGTCCTTGCTGCAACATCAGTGTCTGTGCCCTTTCTACCTATCTTTCCTTTGCTCAAAATAAGCTGTTCCATGTCTAGGATATACCCAGGACATGGAAAATCTCGCACTATTAATGACTGTTGGCACAGATCTTcacaggtttttttccccccacagatTGCGTAACTATGGTCTTAAGGCAAATCCTTTCAAAACAACTCattgaattttctcattttttttaaatgatggtttc
It encodes:
- the NKX2-6 gene encoding homeobox protein Nkx-2.6, translating into MLLNPVTSTPFSVNDILRLEREQIGSESLQLRGARRSPESFQCLRMVPEPRKAEVPSTCRAGGGDSGRRQDESGSPGGPCETVTEMDAERVGEPQPGLSAAPPLHGGTRGPERCVGDIGIGARGDGTEQPKARQRRKPRVLFSQAQVLALERRFKQQRYLSAPEREHLAGALQLTPTQVKIWFQNRRYKCKRQRQDKSLELAGHPVAPRRVAVPVLVRDGKPCLGPGAPSFPGPYGVAAAPYSCYGGYAGAPFGAGYGGGYAGARPGPAPPAALARAGFAGGGPSASPQSHLPAPLQGVRAW